TAGAAGTAGCGTTAGAACGGAAGCTTAATTTAACTAAAAAACCATAAACGAATCGACATGACAGTGACAACGATGATAAGGATGAGTCGAATCCATTTCTCACCTTTACTAACTGCGAATTTACTACCTAGCAACGCGCCGATACTCGTTCCAACAGCTAATGTAAGACCATATCCCCATGCGACTTGACCGTTAATGATGAAGATAATTAATGAGGATAACATATAGACGGCGACAACGAATACTTTAATGCTATTAATCTTAATTAGTGACATGCCTGAGATAAGAGTTAATGTTGCGATAATAATGAAACCAACACCTGCTTGAATAAATCCTCCATAAAATCCAACGAAGAAGAACGAAATGATCATGAGTAAGCGATGTTTCTTAGAAGCGGATGCTTGTTCTGTTAACTTACTCGTTGGGTTCCAAATGATGAGGATAAGTACGATGACCATCACGACTGATAAAATTTTGTTAAATAATTCATCGGAAAGCTGAATTGCAGCGTTCGCACCAACAATAGAGCCGATGACAGCAGGGATAGCTAACATTGTGCTTAAGCGCCAATCAAAATATCCACTCTTACGAAATGAGGCAATTGCCACGATGTTTTGCGCCATTAGTGCGATACGGTTTGTGCCATTTGCCATTGCTGATGGTAAGCCAAGAAAGATGAGCATTGGCATCGTAATGAGTGAGCCACCTCCAGCAACAACATTCAAAAACCCTGCAATTATTCCTGCTAATAAGATGATGAGATAAGTCATGATTACAACCCTTTCTACATATAAACTAGCATTATCCGTTAAGAAGTAAAAAACACATCCACTATCAGTAAGATGTGTTTAAACTAATGAGATAAATGATTTATTTCATTAGTTGATTGAAGTAAAGCGAGTGTTTCTTTTTCAGGTAACGGTTTACTGAAAAAGAAGCCTTGTGCAAATTCACATTCGAGTTCTTGCAAAAACCTTAATTGTTCCTCAGTTTCTACGCCTTCTGCAACGACTTTTAAATTTAACTCATGTGCCATGGCGATGATTGCTTTTGTTAAGGCGATATTACTTTTGTTATTTGGAATATCCCAGATGAATGCGCGATCGACTTTTAAGATATCAATTGAAAGTTTCTGAAGATAACTTAAGTTCGAATGTCCGGTTCCAAAATCATCTATCGATACTTCAATTCCTAATTTTCGTAAATCTTTTACCGTATTAATAACCGATTTGTTTTCAAACATGCTAAGGCTTTCGGTTATTTCAAATTCAATTAACGAACGATTAACGCCTGTTTCTTCTAAGATTCGTTTAGTCGTCTTCACGAGATTCGGGTCTTGGAATTGCTTAGGTGATAAGTTAATCGCTGTTTTTATCGGTTCATAGCCTTGTTTTGCCCATTTTATTTGATTGTTACACACTGTTTCTAACACCCACTCACCGAATGGGATAATTAACCCTGTCTCTTCAGCAAGTGGAATGAAGTCAACGGGAGAAACGATTCCAAGTTCTTGATGTTTCCAACGCATCAGTACTTCTAGTCCACAAATTTGCTCACTTTTTAAGTCGATTTGCGGTTGGTAATAGAGCAACAGTTCATTATTTTCGAGAGCTTTATGAAGATGTGACTCTAACGTTAATTTACGCTTAATATCAGATTGCAATTGATCGCCGAAACATTGAAATGCTCGCTTATTTTCCTTAGAAGCTGTTTTGGCAAGAAGGGCATACTTATATAATTCTTCTGGATCAGTGCTATCATGTTTGAACGTACTAATTCCGATGTTTGCACTAATAAAGAGGTGTTCGCCGTTAATAACGAAACCTGCATCAAGTCCTTTTAAGATTTTATCGACTTCAAATGTGATTTCTTCCCGTTCTGTTACACTCGGTAAGATAAGTGCAAATTCCTTCGAATTCACACGTGCTAACGTATGGCTACGATAGAGATGATGGATACGCGTTGCTGCACGTTGGATGAGTTCATCACCAACTTTGTAACCGAATGCAGCATTCAATTGTTTTAATTTTCCGATGTCGATAATAAATAAGGAAAAACCAGTTTTATCATACTCGGTACTCGTTGCACAATACGTTAAATGCTTCATAAATAGTTGAAGCTTAGGTAAACGCGTAAACGAATCATAGTGTGTCAGGAATTCGATTTTCCCTTCAGCTTGTCGTTGCTTAGATATATCGGTAAAAACGCCGATGAAGTTTTTCGTTTTGCCATTAATATCTTTTATCGATGTAATGCTTAGCCGTTCTGGATATACTTCACCATTTTTTCGTTGATTAATAAGCTCTCCTGACCATGTCTTTTGTTTATCTATTTCGTTCCACATCGTTTTATAAAATTCGTTTGAATGCATGTTTGAATTTAAAATATTCGGATTTTTCCCTAAAACTTCATGTTTTGTATAACCTGTCGTTTCTACAAATGATGGGTTAACCTCAATAATTTTTGCATTTTTGTCTGTAATAATTAACCCCTCATGCATATGCTTGAACACTTCACCGTATAAGTCTAATTTTTCGCGTGTGTCTAATAGATTTTTAATGTATACTCTATCACGAAAAATAAAACGGTACGCTATGTAAAACATAATACAAGAAGTGAACAGGAGAAATACCCAGCTTTTATAATGAACTAACGTATTATAGTGTTGAATATCATTTGCAATCGTATTGATGTAGGTGTTGAGTAGCAAAATGCCACTGCTACCAATTAGTGCATAAATAGCTGTAAAGATAAATGCAAACATGACACCGTTTTTTATATAAAAACGGGGCTTGTTATCCTTTAACAACTTACTCACAACCTTTCTGAATCTACAAGAAGATTGAACATACTTCAGAAAAAAGGGGCAAAATATCATTTATAAATGTGTAGCTAAATGAGCCTGTCTAAAAGGTAAGATCATAACATGCTTATTACCGATAGATTTGTGTATTTTACATGTCTTTACAAAGTAAGGCTCGTTTGCCTCAGTGTAAGAATGTGTGGTCGACTATTTAATTATAAATATTATCAAACTAATATTATAAATTCACAAAAATGTTAAAAAAAGTAAAATAAATTAACTATAAATCTCGTAAACTATATTATATAATACCTTATTTTTCTTTAGTTTACACTATTAAGCATATCACGATTGAACTGAAGCTAAGACATCTACTTTAAAAGTTTGGAGGATTAGAGAAGTTTAAGAGGAAGAAGCACTTGATCATCTCCATTGTGTTGTATATTCGTAAGTCATTACTTGATTGGTTCAAATAACCATTAGTGAAGCTTACCAAAAAACTTCCACTGATGGAATTTTCATTTTATATAGGATAAGATCCTTCAATATTTAACATATTTTACTCTTTTTCATGTTATAATACTAGCCTATGTGATGTAGCAATTTATATTTAGAGTTAAGAGAGATTGTTGTGTTCAGATGTATCAGGTCAGCCATTACTTGATTGTTTCAACTGACCGTAAGTAAGGGATAAGGGGAAATCCCAACTTATATAAGTTTCACGTTATTTTAAATGGTGTGGGGGATGAGTTTTATGGATTACATAAAGCTTAAAAAGGATGAACTGTTAAGCACAGGTGCACTCTACTTATTTGAAGGGGAATTAATGAAGGTTGTTGTGAAGAATGTTGAAGATTACAATGCAGGTGACCACATAACGTGTTCATATACTGGGGTTGAATTTGAGACACAAATTCTGAAGATAAATGACAATAACTTATATATGCTCATTCCACAATTTAATGAGCAATTTCCGAATGAGAAGCGTAAGCACCCGCGTATTAGCGGACACATTCCTGTACAGATGAAGGGATGTGCACGTTCTGAACACGAGCAAGAAAACATTGAAGGTTTAATTGTAGATATTAGTCGAAACGGATTTGGTTTAACAGCAAATCGTTCTCTAAATGAAAAGAACCATTATAATATTCATTTTACTGATGAACAATTACCTATCGATGTTCAAGTTATCATTCGTAATAAACGACAAACAGATGGTGAATTCCGATACGGTTGTGAAATCTCTTCTATTGAAGAAAAATGTGAATTTCTACTACGAAAATATATACTATCACAGCAATTAGCAACAAATATGGTAAAAAATAAGTAAATTAATAGTATCATATTTGTTAAATAAAAGATAAAATAGAAATATATCTAAAAGGTCTGTCGTTCTACCTTTGCACGTTTTACTAAATTAATAATTTTTTACGCTTAGTGAAAAATGTACATGGATGAGAAGAACGAGTAGATTGTTTGAAACTTAGAAGTGGGCGTTATGATTGAAAAATACATATGAAACTTGAACATCAGTCATGACTTGATGGAAGTTTGACTTTATTAATAGAAAAAGTGTTCCATATAGAAATGTTTAGCTATAAGTTCTATCGGCTTACCTTTATAACATAAGTTTTCATGTTAGTAACCGATAGAAGCGCACTTTATGTTTTTCTTATGATAAGGAGATCGCAGATTATGAAAGTAAGAATATTGCAGATTAAAATTTTAACAGTATTACTGTTAGGGATTTTCACCTTTACGTCTACTGCATATGCGGCCTCACCACTTGATGAAGTTCGTGAGCTATTACAACGATATTATGTAGATGAGTTAGATGAAGAAATATTAGAGGAACCTACGATTGAGGAGATGCTTGAGCATCTTGATCCATATACAGCCTATTTGACGAAAGAAGAATTACAGACATTTGTAGATAGCATTGAACAGTCTTACGTAGGGATCGGAATCATGATTGAAAAAGGTGAGCGTGGTGTTCGTGTTACGAATGTCTTCCCAAATAGTCCAGCTGCTCAAAGTGGTATTCTAATTGATGATGAATTGATCGCAATCAATGGTGAAGAGACTGCAGAGATGGAGCTTGAAGAAGTGACGGGTAAGATTAAAGGCGAAGCAGGTACAACTGTTATGTTGACCTTACAGCATGCCGAAACGATCACACCGTATATC
The Bacillus solimangrovi genome window above contains:
- a CDS encoding sulfite exporter TauE/SafE family protein, producing the protein MTYLIILLAGIIAGFLNVVAGGGSLITMPMLIFLGLPSAMANGTNRIALMAQNIVAIASFRKSGYFDWRLSTMLAIPAVIGSIVGANAAIQLSDELFNKILSVVMVIVLILIIWNPTSKLTEQASASKKHRLLMIISFFFVGFYGGFIQAGVGFIIIATLTLISGMSLIKINSIKVFVVAVYMLSSLIIFIINGQVAWGYGLTLAVGTSIGALLGSKFAVSKGEKWIRLILIIVVTVMSIRLWFFS
- a CDS encoding GGDEF domain-containing phosphodiesterase — encoded protein: MSKLLKDNKPRFYIKNGVMFAFIFTAIYALIGSSGILLLNTYINTIANDIQHYNTLVHYKSWVFLLFTSCIMFYIAYRFIFRDRVYIKNLLDTREKLDLYGEVFKHMHEGLIITDKNAKIIEVNPSFVETTGYTKHEVLGKNPNILNSNMHSNEFYKTMWNEIDKQKTWSGELINQRKNGEVYPERLSITSIKDINGKTKNFIGVFTDISKQRQAEGKIEFLTHYDSFTRLPKLQLFMKHLTYCATSTEYDKTGFSLFIIDIGKLKQLNAAFGYKVGDELIQRAATRIHHLYRSHTLARVNSKEFALILPSVTEREEITFEVDKILKGLDAGFVINGEHLFISANIGISTFKHDSTDPEELYKYALLAKTASKENKRAFQCFGDQLQSDIKRKLTLESHLHKALENNELLLYYQPQIDLKSEQICGLEVLMRWKHQELGIVSPVDFIPLAEETGLIIPFGEWVLETVCNNQIKWAKQGYEPIKTAINLSPKQFQDPNLVKTTKRILEETGVNRSLIEFEITESLSMFENKSVINTVKDLRKLGIEVSIDDFGTGHSNLSYLQKLSIDILKVDRAFIWDIPNNKSNIALTKAIIAMAHELNLKVVAEGVETEEQLRFLQELECEFAQGFFFSKPLPEKETLALLQSTNEINHLSH
- a CDS encoding PilZ domain-containing protein is translated as MDYIKLKKDELLSTGALYLFEGELMKVVVKNVEDYNAGDHITCSYTGVEFETQILKINDNNLYMLIPQFNEQFPNEKRKHPRISGHIPVQMKGCARSEHEQENIEGLIVDISRNGFGLTANRSLNEKNHYNIHFTDEQLPIDVQVIIRNKRQTDGEFRYGCEISSIEEKCEFLLRKYILSQQLATNMVKNK